A window from Actinomycetota bacterium encodes these proteins:
- a CDS encoding M23 family metallopeptidase, whose amino-acid sequence ACPAAGPRSFSNDWGAPRGGGRRRHKGNDIFAAHGSPAAAVVDGRISRISSGGLGGLSIYLWGDDGNQYYYTHMSGFATSTGQRVSAGQTIAYVGNTGNARGGAPHIHFEIHPGGGAPINPYYSLIRVC is encoded by the coding sequence GGGCCTGCCCGGCGGCCGGACCGCGGTCGTTCAGCAACGACTGGGGGGCGCCCCGCGGGGGCGGACGCCGCCGGCACAAGGGGAACGACATCTTCGCAGCGCACGGGTCCCCCGCGGCGGCCGTCGTCGACGGCCGGATATCGCGGATCTCGTCCGGGGGGCTAGGGGGGCTGTCGATCTACCTGTGGGGCGATGACGGGAACCAGTACTACTACACGCACATGAGCGGGTTCGCGACCTCGACCGGCCAGAGGGTATCGGCCGGACAGACGATCGCGTACGTGGGGAACACCGGCAACGCCAGGGGGGGCGCGCCCCATATCCACTTCGAGATCCACCCCGGCGGAGGTGCGCCGATCAACCCCTATTACAGCCTCATCCGCGTCTGTTAA